AGATCAACTGTTGAGACGATAACAACAGGCGACGGTTTCCGATTCCTTAATGGCGTCATTAAGACGCAAAAGGTTTTTCAGCGTGTCGTTACGATCACATTATTAGAATGAATATTACAGCCTGAACCGGACATTAACGCTCACGCCGCCTTGAACGAAAAACCCCGCCGGCGGTCCGGCGGGGTTCCGAAAGGCGCCAATGAAATCTGTTATTCGGCGGCGATCTGGATCGCCGGAGCCGCGTCGCGGACTTGGGCGTCGACATGCGGCTCGAAGGTGACGAAATTGTCGCGGAACAATTTCACCAGCTTCTGCGCGGTCTCGGCGAATTCCGCCTTGGAGGCCCAGGTCTTGACCGGATTGAGGATATGGGGCTCGACGCCCGGCACCGAAGCCGGCACGGCGAGGCCGAAATAGGGATCGGTGCGGAAATCGGCCTTGTTCAGCGAGCCGTCGAGCGCGGCGGCGAGCAGGCGGCGGGTGACGCGGATCGGCATGCGGCGGCCCGTCCCATATTTGCCGCCGGTCCAGCCGGTGTTTACCAGCCAGCAATCGACGTGATGCTTGGCGATCAGTTCGCGCAGCAGATTGCCATATTCCGACGGATGGCGCGGCATGAAGGGCGCGCCGAAACAGGTCGAGAAGGTGGCGGAGGGCTCGGTCACGCCCTTTTCCGTGCCGGCGACCTTGGCGGTATAGCCGGACAGGAAGTGATACATGGCCTGCGAGGCGTCGAGCTTGGCGATCGGCGGCAGCACGCCGAAGGCGTCGCAGGTCAGCAGCACGATGTTCTTCGGATGGCCGGCGCGCCCGGTGGCCGAGGCGTTGGGGATGAAGTCCAGCGGATAGGCGACGCGGGTGTTCTCGGTCTTGCTGCCGTCGTCGAAATCCGGAGCGCGGGTTTCCGGATCGAGCACGACATTTTCCATCACCGTGCCGAAACGCTCGGTGGTGGCGTAGATTTCGGGCTCCGCCTCGCGCGACAGCTTGATCGCCTTGGCGTAGCAGCCGCCCTCGAAATTGAAGACGCCTTCCTTCGACCAGCCATGCTCGTCGTCGCCGATGAGCGTCCGGCTGGAATCGGCGGAAAGCGTGGTCTTGCCCGTGCCGGACAGGCCGAAGAAGATCGCCGTGTCATGGCCGTCGCCGACATTGGCCGAGCAATGCATCGGCATGACGCCTTCGGTCGGCAGGACATAATTGAGATAGGTGAAGACCGACTTCTTCATCTCGCCGGCATAGGAGGTGCCGCCGATCAGCACGATCTTCCTGGCGAAATCGACGGCAATGATGGTCTCGCTGCGGCAGCCGTGGCGCTTGGGATCGGCGCGGAACGAGGGGAGATCGACGATGGTCAGCTCGGCGATATTGGCGAGCGTTTCCTCGGCGGCAGGCCGGATCAGCAGGTTGCGGATGAAGAGCGAATGCCAGGCATATTCGGTCACGACGCGGGTCTTGATGCGATGCGCCGGGTCGGCGCCGCCGTAAAGGTCCTGCACGAACAGGTCCTTGCCTTCGGCATGCGCGATAAAGTCCGCGAGCAGGGCGTCGAAATGGGCCGGCGTGATCGCCCCGTTGTTCTCCCACCACACATTGTTTTCGGTGGTCTCGTCGCGGACGACGAATTTGTCCTTGGCAGAGCGGCCGGTATGGGCGCCGGTTTCGGCGACCAGGGCGCCGCCGGCGGCGAGCACGGATTCATTGCGGCGCAGGGAATGCTCGTACAGCGCGGGCGCGGTCAGGTTGTAATAAACTTCCCCGAGGTTTTTGAATCCGAAGGATTCGACTGGAAATTCCGGATTAAAAATACCCGTTTGAGCCATGTTTTCACTCCCGCCGCGCGGTAAATCTTCAGCGCGTGCAATCTCTCTCTAATGACCGGGGCGGTTTACGCGCCGTCCGAAAGCCGTGCAAGTGAGAAAAAAGAACGAGTTTCGGCTTTGTCCCATCAGACGCGGCCGGTCTCGGGCGCAGCCGGAAACGTGTGCGCCAGCGCTTCCCTCCAGGCCGTGGGCGCCGCCGCCCGATGGGCGAAAGCGAGCCGCGCGGCCAATTGCGGCGCGGCGAGGTCGAGCCCTTCCGGGTCGAGCGCGACCGCTCGCCAGTTGAACGCGGCGTCCTCGCCCGCGGCCCGCGCCAGTTCGCCGCGCGCCTCGCGCGTCCAGGCGTTGATCTCGTCGAGCAGCGTCTCCTCCGCCGCGAGCAGGGCTTCGGCGTCGCTGATATTTGCGAGCAGATCGGCGCCCGGATAATCGGCCGCGCGGGCAAAGCCGCCATTGAGATGGGCGGCCTCCGGCTCCAGCCGCCAGAAGGAAAAATCGGCGAAATCGGCGTAAAGCGCCGATTTCGGATGGCGGCGCAGGAAGCGCGCCCGCGCCCGCGCGTCGGCGGTCGGCGCGAGGCGCCCGACGACGGTCAGGCGCGGATGGGCGAGCGCGTCGCCCTTGCCGCCTTCGGCCAGAAGCAGCGAGGCGCGCGGGTCGGCGCGCAGATTTCTGGTGTGATGGGCGAGCTCCGAAAGGAGAAGGAGCGGCGCGCCGTCGCTGTCGGTTGCGACGCTGGTCAGGGTCGCGAAGGGATAGGACGTGTCGCGCGCCAAAGTCGCGAGGGCGGCGGCGGGCGTCGCGCGCAACAGCTTTTTGGCCAGCGCGAGGCCGTCGAAGGTGTTCTGGGCGAGGGGGGCGAAGGGGGCCTTCGGCGCGTCGTCAGAAGCGTTCATTTTCGGCGTTCATGGGCTGTTCATTGAAAACGGCGTGAATTTCAGGCGCAGACTCCTATATAATGTTCGCGGCGCCGTTTCGACCACGCCCGCGCCAGAAAAAGAGGTTGAGATGCCGACCATCGCGCTTGTGGACGACGACCGCAACATCCTGACTTCGGTCTCCATCGCCCTGGAAGGCGAGGGCTATCGCGTTCAGACCTATAATGACGGCATGGCGGCGCTCGAAGGCTTGCGCAACAATCCGCCGGACATGGCGATCTTCGACATCAAGATGCCGCGCATGGACGGCATGGAGCTTCTGCGCCGCCTGCGCCAGAAATCTGACATGCCGGTGATCTTCCTCACCTCCAAGGACGAGGAGATCGACGAATTGTTCGGCCTCAAGATGGGCGCCGACGATTTCATCCGCAAACCTTTTTCGCAGCGCCTGCTGGTCGAACGGGTCAAGGCCATTCTGCGCCGCGCCAATCCCAAGGAGGCGGCGGCGCAGAAGGAGACCGAGGCGAAGATCCTGGAGCGTGGCAACCTGAAAATGGATCCCGAGCGTCACGCCTGCACCTGGAAGGGCGAGCCGGTGGTGCTGACCGTCACCGAATTCCTGATCCTTCAGGCGCTGGCGACGCGTCCTGGCGTGGTCAAAAGCCGCAACGCCTTGATGGACGCGGCCTATGACGACCAGGTCTATGTCGACGACCGCACCATCGACAGCCACATCAAAAGGCTGCGCAAGAAGTTCAAGATGGTGGACGATGAATTCGAGATGATCGAAACGCTCTATGGCGTCGGTTATCGTTTCAAGGAGTAACGCCACGGGGGCGGCTGTGGACGAGCGCGTCGGTCCGGAACATCTGGAGAGCGACGAAACGCCCCAGCGGCCGGACGGGGCGCGCCGCGCCTTGCCGTCGCGACCGAGCGTCATGCGCCGGGCGGTCGCCGTGCGCGCCGTTTTGCGGCGTTTCGTGTCGCGTTTCTCCTCGTCGCTGACCCGCCGCATCGTTTTCCTCAATCTCGGCGGCCTGTTCGCTCTGCTGGTCGGCTTTCTCTATCTCAACCAGTTCCGCCAGGGCCTGATCGACGCCCGCGTCCAGAGCCTCACCACCCAGGCCGAGATCATCGCCGCCGCCATCGCATCGTCGGCGACAGTGGACGCCGACGCCATCACCATCGATCCGGAAAAGCTTTTGAAGCTCGCCCCCGGCCAGAGCTACGGGCTCGATCAGGAATCCGAATCGGGGCTCGAATTCTCGATCAACCCGGATCGGGTCGGCCCGCTCCTGCGCCGCCTCGTCTCGCCGACCAAGACCCGCGCGCGCATTTATGA
This genomic interval from Candidatus Rhodoblastus alkanivorans contains the following:
- a CDS encoding HugZ family protein, whose protein sequence is MNASDDAPKAPFAPLAQNTFDGLALAKKLLRATPAAALATLARDTSYPFATLTSVATDSDGAPLLLLSELAHHTRNLRADPRASLLLAEGGKGDALAHPRLTVVGRLAPTADARARARFLRRHPKSALYADFADFSFWRLEPEAAHLNGGFARAADYPGADLLANISDAEALLAAEETLLDEINAWTREARGELARAAGEDAAFNWRAVALDPEGLDLAAPQLAARLAFAHRAAAPTAWREALAHTFPAAPETGRV
- a CDS encoding response regulator transcription factor; translation: MPTIALVDDDRNILTSVSIALEGEGYRVQTYNDGMAALEGLRNNPPDMAIFDIKMPRMDGMELLRRLRQKSDMPVIFLTSKDEEIDELFGLKMGADDFIRKPFSQRLLVERVKAILRRANPKEAAAQKETEAKILERGNLKMDPERHACTWKGEPVVLTVTEFLILQALATRPGVVKSRNALMDAAYDDQVYVDDRTIDSHIKRLRKKFKMVDDEFEMIETLYGVGYRFKE
- a CDS encoding phosphoenolpyruvate carboxykinase; amino-acid sequence: MAQTGIFNPEFPVESFGFKNLGEVYYNLTAPALYEHSLRRNESVLAAGGALVAETGAHTGRSAKDKFVVRDETTENNVWWENNGAITPAHFDALLADFIAHAEGKDLFVQDLYGGADPAHRIKTRVVTEYAWHSLFIRNLLIRPAAEETLANIAELTIVDLPSFRADPKRHGCRSETIIAVDFARKIVLIGGTSYAGEMKKSVFTYLNYVLPTEGVMPMHCSANVGDGHDTAIFFGLSGTGKTTLSADSSRTLIGDDEHGWSKEGVFNFEGGCYAKAIKLSREAEPEIYATTERFGTVMENVVLDPETRAPDFDDGSKTENTRVAYPLDFIPNASATGRAGHPKNIVLLTCDAFGVLPPIAKLDASQAMYHFLSGYTAKVAGTEKGVTEPSATFSTCFGAPFMPRHPSEYGNLLRELIAKHHVDCWLVNTGWTGGKYGTGRRMPIRVTRRLLAAALDGSLNKADFRTDPYFGLAVPASVPGVEPHILNPVKTWASKAEFAETAQKLVKLFRDNFVTFEPHVDAQVRDAAPAIQIAAE